CACCAGCGTCACCCGGTTGGTCTCGACGCCGAAGCCGGCGTCCTTCGCCCCCACGTCGTTGGCCACCACCAGGTCCAGGTTCTTCTTCCGGAGTTTCTCCCTGGCGTTGGCGACGATCTCCTCGGTCTCCGCGGCGAAGCCGACCAGGACGGCCTTCCCCTTGCGCCGCGACAGCTCGGCGAGGATATCCGGGGTGGGGGTCAGCTCCACGGTCAACACTTCCCGCCCCTTCTTGATCTTGGTCGGGGCGACCCGGGCCGGCCGGTAATCGGCGGGGGCGGCCGCCTTGATGACCGCATCCGTCCCCTCGGCGTGCGCCAGGACCGCCTCGTACATCTCCTGAGTGGTCTCGACCCGGATGCACTCCACGCCGGCCGGGGGGGCGAGGGGCGTGGGTCCGGTCACCAGGAGGACCCGCGCGCCCCGGGCCGCCGCCGCCTCGGCGAGGGCGAATCCCATCCGGCCCGAAGAGCGGTTCCCGACGAAGCGGACCGGGTCGAGCGGCTCGTAGGTCGGCCCCGCGGTCACCAGGAGGCTCCGGCCGCCCAGGTCGCGGGCGCGCGCCAGGAGTGCCTCGACCGCCCCCACGATCTCGGCCGGCTCGGCGAGGCGGCCGGGACCCGTGAGGCCCGAGGCCAGATCCCCGCTGGCGGGCCCGATGAAGTGGACCCCGCGCTGGACGAGCGTGGTCACGTTCGCCTGGGTGGCGGGGTGCCGCCACATCTCGACGTCCATGGCGGGCGCCAGGAGGACGGGACACGTGGCGGCAAGGAAGAGGTTGGTCAGGAAGTCGTCGGCCAGCCCGTGGGCGAACTTGGCCAGGGTGTGGGCGGTGGTCGGGGCCACCAGGAAGAGATCCGCCCCGCCGGCCGCCGCGATGTGCGCGATCTGCCCTTGGGGGTCGGGCGCGTACGGGTCGGTGAGGACGGGCCGGCGGGAGAGGGTCTCGAAGGTGAGGGGGGCCATGAAGCGAGCCGCGCTCTCGGTCATGGCGCAGTGGACATCGGCTCCCCGCCGGGTCAGCTCGCGGAGGAGCTCCACCGCCTTGTAGGCGGCGATGCTCCCCGTCACCCCCAGCAGGATTCGCTTCCCCGTGAGCATGCTTCCTCCTGGTCGCCCGATGTCCCGGCTCCCTTACCCGTCCTCCTCGAATCCGGCCCCCTTCAGTCCGACCAGGTGGTTGAGGGGGCCCCGCCCCTTCCCGATGGCGACCGCGGCCCGGAGCCCCTCGGCCACGTAGGCTTGAGCGGCGGCCACGGCGGTCGGGACGGCCTGGCCGCGGGCCAGTCCGGCGGCGATGCCCGCGGAGAGCGTACACCCGGTCCCGTGGCTGTTCGTGGTCTCGATCCGCGGCCCTTCCCGGACGATGAACTCCTGCCCGTCGTAGAGCACGTCGAGGACCCGCGGACCCGGCAGGTGTCCCCCCTTGACCAGCACGTGGCGCGCGCCCAG
The genomic region above belongs to Candidatus Methylomirabilis sp. and contains:
- the coaBC gene encoding bifunctional phosphopantothenoylcysteine decarboxylase/phosphopantothenate--cysteine ligase CoaBC; its protein translation is MLTGKRILLGVTGSIAAYKAVELLRELTRRGADVHCAMTESAARFMAPLTFETLSRRPVLTDPYAPDPQGQIAHIAAAGGADLFLVAPTTAHTLAKFAHGLADDFLTNLFLAATCPVLLAPAMDVEMWRHPATQANVTTLVQRGVHFIGPASGDLASGLTGPGRLAEPAEIVGAVEALLARARDLGGRSLLVTAGPTYEPLDPVRFVGNRSSGRMGFALAEAAAARGARVLLVTGPTPLAPPAGVECIRVETTQEMYEAVLAHAEGTDAVIKAAAPADYRPARVAPTKIKKGREVLTVELTPTPDILAELSRRKGKAVLVGFAAETEEIVANAREKLRKKNLDLVVANDVGAKDAGFGVETNRVTLVGADGEVEPLPLLSKREVAHRILDRVARLLAARPKRA